A genomic window from Streptomyces mirabilis includes:
- a CDS encoding MarR family winged helix-turn-helix transcriptional regulator — protein MSGNPRARLLDELSTVSRRYMASYALFNQALADRLKLHPTDMQCVNLLSLEGGPVTTGRIAELTGLTTGSATRLVDRLEKAGYVVRQRDAVDRRRVLVATVPEKVAEFGRVWDRLGGGWYALFDELADDELALIIGHMRRTVDLSAEQIARLRDGDLQEADEDRPEPREPSDEASS, from the coding sequence ATGTCAGGGAACCCGCGTGCGCGGCTGCTCGACGAGCTGTCCACCGTCTCGCGCCGCTACATGGCCTCGTACGCGCTCTTCAACCAGGCCCTCGCCGACCGTCTGAAGCTGCACCCCACGGACATGCAGTGCGTGAACCTGCTCAGCCTGGAGGGCGGGCCGGTGACGACCGGCCGGATCGCGGAGCTGACCGGTCTGACGACCGGTTCGGCGACGCGGCTGGTGGACCGGCTGGAGAAGGCGGGCTATGTCGTACGGCAGCGGGACGCCGTCGACCGGCGACGGGTGCTGGTGGCGACCGTGCCGGAGAAGGTCGCCGAGTTCGGGCGGGTGTGGGACCGGCTGGGCGGCGGCTGGTACGCGCTCTTCGACGAGCTGGCGGACGACGAACTGGCCCTGATCATCGGGCACATGCGCCGCACGGTGGACCTGAGCGCGGAGCAGATCGCCCGCCTGCGGGACGGGGACCTTCAGGAGGCCGACGAGGACCGTCCGGAGCCTCGGGAGCCTTCGGATGAGGCGTCGTCGTAA
- a CDS encoding helix-turn-helix domain-containing protein, whose amino-acid sequence MATTTAAQRRAQARIEYDAFIRSCPTNQLLDRISDKWVSLVVSALAQTDGASMRYSDLGRKLAGISPKMLTQTLRSLERDGILVRTVTPSVPVRVDYELTPLGTSLAGLLSAVKDWAELHIEEVNEARERYDDASSEGSRGSGRSSSAS is encoded by the coding sequence ATGGCGACCACGACCGCGGCGCAGCGGCGCGCGCAGGCGCGGATCGAGTACGACGCGTTCATCCGCAGCTGCCCCACCAACCAGCTCCTCGACCGCATCAGCGACAAGTGGGTCAGCCTGGTCGTCAGCGCGCTCGCCCAGACGGACGGGGCCTCGATGCGCTACAGCGACCTGGGCCGCAAGCTCGCGGGGATCAGCCCCAAGATGCTGACGCAGACGCTGCGTTCACTGGAGCGCGACGGCATCCTGGTCCGCACGGTGACGCCGTCCGTGCCCGTCCGCGTCGACTACGAACTGACCCCTCTCGGCACCAGCCTCGCCGGACTCCTCTCCGCCGTGAAGGACTGGGCGGAACTGCACATCGAGGAGGTCAACGAGGCGCGGGAGCGTTACGACGACGCCTCATCCGAAGGCTCCCGAGGCTCCGGACGGTCCTCGTCGGCCTCCTGA
- a CDS encoding NADP-dependent oxidoreductase translates to MRAVVVTEFGGPEAVEIAEVEVPEPGARQIRIKVAAAALNPVDAGVRAGGFGGAGRRLGLGWDVAGSVDAVGADAGWRVGDEVVALSYGAVKSLGTHADHVVVEADAVAGAPSSVDPVHAATLPLNALTADQALDLLALEPGQSLAVTGAAGAVGGYAVQLAAHRGLVVTGVAREGDEELVRSLGAAHVAPGGVEGVDGVLDAAILGAAALEWVRDGGVFVGVIPGTHPASVRGVRTGSVEVRADGARLAELVALVDEGVLTTRVADTYGLEEAGKAHARLAEGGLRGRLVLIP, encoded by the coding sequence ATGCGGGCAGTGGTCGTGACGGAGTTCGGTGGGCCGGAAGCGGTGGAGATCGCGGAGGTCGAGGTGCCGGAGCCGGGCGCCCGGCAGATACGGATCAAGGTGGCGGCCGCCGCCCTCAATCCGGTCGACGCCGGGGTGCGCGCGGGCGGCTTCGGGGGCGCGGGGCGGCGGCTCGGACTGGGCTGGGACGTGGCCGGGTCGGTGGACGCGGTGGGCGCGGACGCGGGGTGGAGGGTCGGCGACGAGGTGGTGGCGCTGTCGTACGGGGCGGTCAAGTCCCTCGGCACGCACGCCGATCACGTGGTCGTGGAGGCGGACGCGGTGGCCGGGGCGCCGAGCTCGGTGGACCCCGTCCACGCGGCCACCCTGCCCCTCAACGCCCTCACCGCGGACCAGGCCCTGGACCTGCTGGCCCTGGAGCCCGGGCAGAGCCTGGCGGTGACGGGTGCGGCGGGGGCGGTCGGCGGGTACGCCGTCCAACTCGCCGCCCATCGGGGCCTCGTGGTGACGGGGGTGGCCCGCGAGGGTGACGAGGAGCTCGTACGGTCCCTGGGGGCGGCCCACGTCGCGCCGGGTGGCGTGGAGGGCGTGGACGGGGTGCTGGACGCGGCGATTCTCGGCGCGGCGGCGTTGGAGTGGGTGCGGGACGGCGGGGTGTTCGTGGGCGTCATCCCGGGGACGCATCCGGCGTCCGTACGGGGGGTGCGGACGGGCTCGGTGGAGGTGCGCGCCGACGGGGCGCGCCTCGCGGAGCTGGTGGCCCTCGTCGACGAGGGGGTGCTCACGACCCGGGTCGCCGACACCTACGGGCTGGAGGAGGCGGGGAAGGCGCACGCGCGGCTGGCCGAGGGCGGGCTGCGGGGGCGGCTGGTCCTGATCCCCTGA
- a CDS encoding helix-turn-helix domain-containing protein: MAAPRRDTRGIVDAAELFARVRFRRREPAEPLRPYLEHYWLIDWDLPEPYASHVVPHPSVNVVFQRYAGRNPVDFGEVAGIGLDLFTQKLEGRGRVCGIQFRPGGFRPFAPGRALTSLTGERIPLHTVFPTVDAGTVPSVLDPADEDARVAALDAFLLGLGPRPDPQADLAMALVDRIRGDRAIRHVGDFARAEGMTVRALQRLFAAYVGVGPKWIILRYRIHEALSRAEASGPVDWAALAADLGYADQAHLVRDFTATVGVPPTSYAATTH; encoded by the coding sequence ATGGCCGCCCCACGCCGTGACACCCGAGGCATCGTCGACGCCGCGGAGCTCTTCGCGCGCGTCCGCTTCCGCCGCCGCGAACCGGCCGAGCCGCTCCGCCCTTACCTGGAGCACTACTGGCTGATCGACTGGGACCTGCCCGAGCCGTACGCCTCCCACGTGGTCCCGCACCCGTCCGTGAACGTCGTCTTCCAGAGGTACGCGGGTCGCAACCCCGTCGACTTCGGCGAGGTGGCCGGCATCGGCCTCGACCTGTTCACACAGAAACTGGAGGGCCGGGGACGGGTGTGCGGGATCCAGTTCCGCCCGGGGGGCTTCCGCCCCTTCGCGCCGGGACGGGCCCTGACGTCACTCACGGGCGAGCGGATCCCGCTCCACACGGTGTTTCCCACGGTGGACGCCGGCACGGTCCCCTCCGTCCTCGACCCCGCCGACGAGGACGCACGCGTGGCCGCGCTCGACGCGTTCCTCCTGGGCCTCGGTCCGCGCCCGGATCCCCAGGCCGACCTCGCCATGGCCCTGGTGGACCGCATCCGGGGCGACCGCGCCATCCGGCACGTCGGCGACTTCGCACGCGCCGAGGGGATGACCGTACGGGCCCTGCAACGGCTCTTCGCCGCGTACGTCGGCGTCGGCCCGAAGTGGATCATCCTGCGCTACCGGATCCACGAGGCCCTGTCCCGCGCGGAGGCCTCCGGCCCGGTCGACTGGGCCGCCCTCGCCGCCGACCTCGGCTACGCCGACCAGGCCCACCTCGTCCGCGACTTCACGGCGACGGTAGGAGTACCCCCCACCAGCTACGCAGCCACCACCCACTGA
- a CDS encoding LLM class flavin-dependent oxidoreductase: MQFGIFSVGDVTADPTTGRTPTEAERIKAMVAIAQKAEEVGLDVFATGEHHNPPFVPSSPTTMLGYVAARTERLILSTSTTLITTNDPVKIAEDFAMLQHLADGRVDLMMGRGNTGPVYPWFGQDIRQGINLAVENYALLRRLWREDVVTWEGKFRTPLQSFTSTPRPLDGVPPFVWHGSIRSPEIAEQAAYYGDGFFHNNIFWPADHTQRMVELYRERYAHYGHGTPEQAIVGLGGQVFMRKNSQDAVREFRPYFDNAPVYGHGPSLEEFTDQTPLTVGSPQEVIEKTLAFREYAGDYQRQLFLVDHAGLPLKTVLEQLDLLGEEVVPVLREEFAKGRPADVPDAPTHQSLLKAQEVSVA, encoded by the coding sequence ATGCAGTTCGGAATCTTCAGCGTCGGCGATGTCACGGCGGACCCGACGACCGGCCGTACGCCGACCGAGGCCGAGCGGATCAAGGCCATGGTCGCCATCGCGCAGAAGGCGGAGGAGGTGGGCCTGGACGTGTTCGCGACGGGTGAGCACCACAACCCGCCGTTCGTGCCGTCGTCTCCGACCACGATGCTCGGCTATGTCGCGGCGCGGACCGAGCGGCTGATCCTCTCGACGTCGACCACGCTGATCACCACCAACGACCCGGTGAAGATCGCGGAGGACTTCGCGATGCTGCAGCACCTGGCCGACGGTCGGGTGGACCTGATGATGGGGCGCGGGAACACCGGGCCGGTGTATCCCTGGTTCGGGCAGGACATCCGCCAGGGCATCAACCTGGCCGTGGAGAACTACGCGCTGCTGCGCCGGCTGTGGCGCGAGGACGTGGTGACGTGGGAGGGCAAGTTCCGCACGCCGCTGCAGTCGTTCACCTCGACGCCGCGTCCGCTGGACGGGGTGCCGCCGTTCGTGTGGCACGGCTCGATCCGGTCGCCGGAGATAGCCGAGCAGGCCGCGTACTACGGTGACGGGTTCTTCCACAACAACATCTTCTGGCCGGCCGACCACACCCAGCGGATGGTCGAGCTCTACCGGGAGCGGTACGCGCACTACGGGCACGGCACGCCCGAGCAGGCGATCGTCGGTCTCGGCGGGCAGGTGTTCATGCGGAAGAACTCCCAGGACGCCGTGCGCGAGTTCCGGCCGTACTTCGACAACGCGCCGGTCTACGGGCACGGACCCTCCCTGGAGGAGTTCACCGACCAGACCCCGCTGACCGTCGGCTCCCCGCAGGAGGTCATCGAGAAGACCCTGGCCTTCCGCGAGTACGCCGGTGACTACCAGCGCCAGCTGTTCCTGGTGGACCACGCCGGGCTGCCGCTGAAGACGGTCCTCGAGCAGCTCGACCTGCTCGGCGAGGAGGTCGTCCCGGTGCTGCGTGAGGAGTTCGCCAAGGGGCGCCCGGCGGATGTGCCGGACGCGCCGACCCACCAGTCCCTGCTCAAGGCCCAGGAAGTGAGCGTCGCATGA
- a CDS encoding FMN reductase gives MKLVVVSAGLSVPSSTRLLADRLAAATGRYTSVDVQVVELRDLAVEIAHNFTSGFPGRALSAALEAVTQADGLIVVTPVFSASYSGLFKSFFDVLDQDALTGKPVLIAATGGSARHSLVLEHALRPLFAYLRAVVVPTAVYAASEDWGAEGLAERIDRAAGELGRLMEGLGSGAGTVRRADVADTAGAADKADAAVVVDTDTAAAIAPRSLDGALASADRFTVIPFEQQLAALRP, from the coding sequence ATGAAGCTCGTCGTCGTCTCGGCGGGGCTGAGCGTCCCCTCGTCGACCCGGCTGCTGGCCGACCGGCTGGCCGCCGCCACCGGCCGGTACACGTCCGTCGACGTCCAGGTCGTCGAACTGCGCGACCTGGCCGTGGAGATCGCCCACAACTTCACCAGCGGCTTTCCCGGACGGGCCCTGTCCGCGGCCCTGGAGGCGGTGACGCAGGCGGACGGGCTGATCGTGGTCACACCGGTGTTCTCCGCCTCCTACAGCGGCCTGTTCAAGTCCTTCTTCGACGTACTGGACCAGGACGCGCTCACCGGCAAGCCGGTCCTGATCGCCGCGACCGGCGGCTCGGCCCGTCACTCCCTCGTCCTCGAACACGCCCTGCGCCCCCTCTTCGCCTACCTGCGCGCCGTGGTCGTACCGACCGCGGTCTACGCGGCCTCGGAGGACTGGGGTGCGGAAGGCCTGGCCGAGCGGATCGACCGCGCGGCGGGCGAACTGGGCAGGCTCATGGAAGGACTGGGCTCCGGGGCCGGGACTGTGCGAAGGGCCGATGTGGCGGACACGGCGGGTGCGGCGGACAAGGCGGACGCGGCGGTGGTCGTGGACACCGACACCGCCGCCGCCATCGCGCCGCGCTCGCTCGACGGGGCTCTCGCCTCGGCCGACAGGTTCACTGTCATCCCCTTCGAGCAGCAGCTCGCCGCGCTGCGGCCGTAG
- a CDS encoding response regulator transcription factor — MPQNVLLAEDDRAIRHALERALTLEGYAVTAVADGVEALAQAHRTPPDVLVLDVMMPGIDGLQVCRVLRAEGDRTPILMLTALVETADRIAGLDAGADDYVVKPFDVEEVFARLRALLRRTGPVNGTPADAPASSPSVSASKEASGQISAAGLRMDIQARRAWRGQRELELTRTEFELLELLVRNAGIVLDHATIYDRIWGYDFGPGSKNLAVYVGYLRRKLDEPAAPALIHTVRGVGYVLRED, encoded by the coding sequence GTGCCCCAGAATGTGCTGCTCGCCGAGGACGACCGTGCCATCCGCCATGCCCTGGAAAGGGCACTCACACTGGAGGGGTACGCGGTGACGGCCGTCGCCGACGGCGTAGAGGCGCTGGCCCAGGCCCACCGCACTCCACCGGACGTTCTCGTCCTGGACGTGATGATGCCCGGTATCGACGGGCTGCAGGTGTGCCGCGTGCTGCGCGCTGAGGGGGACCGTACGCCGATCCTGATGCTCACCGCGCTGGTCGAGACGGCCGACCGCATCGCGGGTCTGGACGCCGGGGCCGACGACTACGTGGTCAAGCCGTTCGACGTGGAGGAGGTCTTCGCCCGGCTGCGGGCCCTGCTCCGCCGGACGGGTCCGGTGAACGGAACCCCCGCCGACGCACCGGCGTCGTCACCGTCGGTGTCCGCGTCGAAGGAGGCGTCGGGGCAGATCTCCGCGGCCGGGCTGCGCATGGACATCCAGGCGCGCCGCGCCTGGCGCGGACAGCGCGAGCTGGAACTCACCCGCACCGAGTTCGAGCTGCTCGAACTGCTCGTCCGCAACGCGGGCATCGTCCTCGACCACGCCACGATCTACGACCGCATCTGGGGCTACGACTTCGGTCCCGGCTCCAAGAACCTCGCCGTGTACGTGGGGTATCTGCGGCGCAAGCTCGACGAGCCGGCGGCACCGGCGCTGATCCACACCGTCCGGGGCGTGGGGTACGTGCTGAGGGAGGACTGA
- a CDS encoding HAMP domain-containing sensor histidine kinase has translation MPPRWLTGLRPRRVSSLRATFTLSFAAVAAAVTVLVGFLSYDAAARLVRVDQQTVFSGVVQDLRVQVRETALDPGDFSSSDPDHDGPLDDIIRPARTDVQVLGRGGVISDRGNPALPVTTADRRTAASATAGRWVEHGEVDVAGDRYRVATVALGGGRGAVQVAQQFSDTEDLLRELQQRTVLLVGAVVIASGLFGWWLARRITRRLVRLAGAAEDVARTGRLGIQVPVAGYDEVARLGRSFDRMLGRLAQSEEDQRRLVQDAGHELRTPLTSLRTNISMLRRIDELPPDAREELVADLAQESRELTDLVNELVALAAGRSDTEPVQRIDLADLAEDVAIASRRRTGRDVLIRVGGDTTVDGRPTALQRAISNLVENAAKFDREGKAPIEIAVTGPARPGAGAGGGLPRSVRIEVLDRGPGVVEGDLVRVFDRFYRATDARSLPGSGLGLSIVREVATGHGGAPFAFRREGGGAVIGFTVSADYPTEED, from the coding sequence GTGCCCCCCCGATGGCTCACGGGGCTGCGGCCCCGGCGGGTGTCCTCGCTGCGGGCCACCTTCACCCTGTCCTTCGCCGCCGTGGCCGCCGCGGTCACCGTCCTCGTCGGGTTCCTGAGTTACGACGCCGCCGCCCGGCTGGTGCGGGTGGACCAGCAGACCGTCTTCTCCGGTGTCGTGCAGGACCTGCGGGTCCAGGTGCGCGAGACGGCGCTGGACCCGGGTGATTTCTCGTCGTCCGACCCCGATCACGACGGGCCCCTGGACGACATCATCCGGCCCGCCCGTACGGACGTGCAGGTGCTCGGGCGCGGTGGGGTGATATCCGACCGGGGGAACCCCGCGCTGCCCGTGACCACCGCCGACCGGCGGACCGCCGCGTCCGCCACCGCGGGCAGGTGGGTGGAGCACGGGGAGGTCGACGTCGCCGGCGACCGCTACCGGGTGGCGACCGTCGCGCTCGGCGGCGGGCGGGGCGCGGTGCAGGTGGCCCAGCAGTTCAGCGACACGGAGGATCTGCTGCGGGAGCTGCAGCAGCGGACCGTGCTGCTGGTGGGGGCGGTGGTGATCGCGTCGGGGCTGTTCGGCTGGTGGCTGGCACGGCGCATCACCCGGCGGCTGGTGCGGCTGGCCGGGGCCGCGGAGGACGTGGCGCGCACCGGGCGGCTCGGCATCCAGGTGCCGGTGGCGGGATACGACGAGGTGGCCCGTCTCGGCCGCTCCTTCGACCGGATGCTCGGCCGGCTCGCCCAGTCCGAGGAGGACCAGCGTCGGCTGGTCCAGGACGCGGGCCATGAACTCCGTACGCCGCTGACCTCGCTGCGTACGAACATCTCCATGCTGCGCCGCATCGACGAGCTGCCGCCCGACGCCCGCGAGGAACTGGTCGCCGACCTGGCGCAGGAGTCCCGTGAGCTGACCGACCTCGTCAACGAGCTGGTGGCGCTCGCGGCCGGACGGTCCGACACCGAGCCCGTGCAGCGGATCGACCTGGCCGATCTCGCCGAGGACGTGGCGATCGCCTCGCGGCGCCGCACCGGGCGGGACGTCCTCATCAGGGTGGGCGGTGACACGACGGTCGACGGCCGTCCCACGGCGCTCCAGCGGGCGATATCCAACCTGGTGGAGAACGCGGCCAAGTTCGACCGCGAGGGCAAGGCGCCGATCGAGATCGCGGTCACCGGTCCCGCCCGCCCCGGCGCCGGGGCGGGCGGCGGTCTTCCGCGCAGCGTCCGGATCGAGGTCCTCGACCGGGGTCCCGGCGTGGTCGAGGGCGATCTCGTCCGGGTCTTCGACCGTTTCTACCGCGCCACCGACGCCCGCAGCCTGCCCGGTTCCGGGCTCGGTCTGTCCATCGTCCGCGAGGTGGCCACCGGCCACGGCGGAGCGCCGTTCGCCTTCCGGCGGGAGGGGGGAGGCGCGGTCATCGGGTTCACGGTGAGCGCGGACTACCCGACGGAAGAGGACTGA
- a CDS encoding amino acid transporter encodes MATTDHARTGGTTGTSRLRAWMLEGLSDMGKTPQGPHALPEPVHQGQRWWRVMCLTGVDYFSTLGYQPGIAALAAGLLSPVATIVLVIVTLAGALPVYRRVAEESPRGEGSIAMLERLLSFWQGKLFVLTLLGFAATDFLITITLSAADASTHLVENPHLTSTLHNQQMLITLILVALLGAVFLKGFLEAIGVAVVLVGIYLALNVVVVIVGLWHVATAEHVITDWTSALTTEHGNVFAMVGVALLVFPKLALGLSGFETGVAVMPHVQGDATDTDEKPTGRIRDTKKLLTTAAVIMSVFLIFTSFITTLLIPEQEFKSGGQANGRALAYLAHEYLGGAFGTVYDVSTIAILWFAGASAMAGLLNLMPRYLPRYGMAPHWARAVRPMVIVFTLVAFLVTWIFNADVDAQGGAYATGVLVLISSAAIAVTIAARKAGQRNWTIAFAVISAVFLYTTVVNVIERPDGVKIGACFIAGIILVSLLSRLARAFELRVTSVSLDDMADRFVRDIASRRIRFIANEPDNRDKTEYREKIEQIRADNDLPAQEDFVFVEVTVLDPSEFEAGLTVRGEVLHGRYRVLTLESSSIPNALAALLLYVRDRTGCTPHIYFEWTEGNPFTNFLRFFLFGQGEVAPVTREVLREAEPDRSRRPRVHVG; translated from the coding sequence ATGGCCACCACCGACCACGCTCGTACCGGAGGTACGACGGGTACGAGCCGGCTGCGTGCGTGGATGCTCGAGGGGCTGTCCGACATGGGCAAGACCCCGCAGGGCCCGCACGCCCTGCCGGAGCCCGTGCACCAGGGGCAGCGCTGGTGGCGGGTGATGTGCCTGACCGGCGTCGACTACTTCTCGACACTGGGCTACCAGCCCGGCATCGCGGCCCTGGCCGCCGGACTCCTCTCGCCCGTCGCGACCATCGTGCTCGTCATCGTCACCCTGGCGGGCGCACTGCCCGTCTACCGGCGGGTGGCCGAGGAGAGCCCGCGCGGCGAGGGCTCGATCGCGATGCTGGAGCGGCTGCTGTCGTTCTGGCAGGGCAAGCTGTTCGTCCTGACCCTGCTGGGCTTCGCCGCCACCGACTTCCTGATCACCATCACCCTGTCGGCGGCCGACGCCTCCACCCACCTGGTCGAGAACCCCCACCTCACCAGCACGCTGCACAACCAGCAGATGCTGATCACGCTCATCCTGGTGGCCCTGCTCGGCGCGGTGTTCCTCAAGGGCTTCCTCGAGGCGATCGGCGTCGCCGTCGTCCTGGTCGGGATCTATCTCGCCCTCAACGTCGTGGTCGTGATCGTGGGCCTGTGGCACGTGGCGACGGCCGAGCATGTGATCACCGACTGGACCAGCGCCCTGACCACCGAACACGGAAACGTCTTCGCGATGGTCGGGGTCGCCCTCCTGGTCTTCCCCAAACTGGCCCTCGGCCTCTCCGGCTTCGAGACCGGCGTCGCCGTCATGCCGCACGTCCAGGGCGACGCCACCGACACCGACGAGAAGCCGACCGGCCGCATCCGGGACACCAAGAAGCTGCTGACCACCGCCGCCGTGATCATGAGCGTCTTCCTCATCTTCACCAGCTTCATCACGACGCTCCTCATCCCGGAGCAGGAGTTCAAGTCCGGCGGCCAGGCCAACGGCCGCGCCCTCGCCTATCTCGCGCACGAATACCTCGGCGGCGCCTTCGGCACGGTCTACGACGTGTCGACCATCGCCATCCTGTGGTTCGCGGGCGCCTCCGCCATGGCCGGACTGCTCAACCTCATGCCCCGCTACCTCCCCCGCTACGGCATGGCCCCGCACTGGGCACGGGCCGTCCGCCCCATGGTGATCGTCTTCACCCTGGTGGCGTTCCTGGTCACCTGGATCTTCAATGCCGACGTCGACGCGCAGGGCGGCGCCTACGCCACCGGTGTCCTCGTCCTCATCAGCTCCGCCGCGATCGCCGTGACCATCGCCGCGCGCAAGGCCGGCCAGCGCAACTGGACCATCGCCTTCGCCGTCATCTCTGCGGTCTTCCTCTACACGACCGTCGTGAACGTCATCGAACGCCCCGACGGCGTCAAGATCGGCGCCTGCTTCATCGCCGGCATCATCCTCGTCTCGCTGCTCTCCCGGCTGGCCCGCGCCTTCGAACTGCGGGTGACCAGTGTGAGCCTGGACGACATGGCGGACCGGTTCGTACGCGACATAGCCAGCCGCCGGATCCGGTTCATCGCCAACGAACCCGACAACCGCGACAAGACCGAGTACCGCGAGAAGATCGAGCAGATCCGCGCCGACAACGACCTCCCGGCCCAGGAGGACTTCGTCTTCGTCGAGGTCACCGTCCTGGACCCCTCGGAGTTCGAGGCGGGCCTGACCGTACGCGGCGAGGTGCTCCACGGCCGCTACCGCGTCCTGACCCTGGAGTCCTCCTCCATCCCCAACGCCCTCGCCGCCCTGCTCCTGTACGTCCGCGACCGCACCGGCTGCACCCCGCACATCTACTTCGAGTGGACCGAGGGCAACCCCTTCACCAACTTCCTGCGCTTCTTCCTCTTCGGCCAGGGCGAGGTCGCCCCCGTCACCCGAGAGGTCCTGCGCGAGGCCGAACCCGACCGCTCCCGCCGACCGCGCGTACACGTCGGCTGA